The following proteins are encoded in a genomic region of Arachis stenosperma cultivar V10309 chromosome 4, arast.V10309.gnm1.PFL2, whole genome shotgun sequence:
- the LOC130974468 gene encoding uncharacterized protein LOC130974468, which produces MDDRVLLKIYYHGQILLQTAEGVKFVCENPLDIIIPFTLSFEEFKGVICEKMDSQICRRISCILYRNPVSVFGGFVQFQIKYVTDEASMQDMFSVYMETRSHISIIELHIEFEQSETDRNIEMENYNSDSEEEFESNYECVDPGGDGDPADDTMQADVADVANALVNQHPFVEPTFMRSLDLEAMHTPEFPEVMNAAERPVVPDGEFMVGMEFSSREAVIKAMKDYTIRRGVDYRVYESEPTTFYAKCTQYGSGCDWLIRVTKMSRKYCWEVRRYNGSHTCTRACISQDHSKLGSDTIAEAIKPLVEVDPSIKVKSVIAEVPSKFNYTVSYRKAWLAKQKAVESIFGGWEASYEALPIWFEAMCHKEPSAVVHFETMPAYQGDDLVPDIRVLHRVFWSYYPCIRAFRHCKPIVQVDRTHLYGKYKGCLLVAVSQDGNNNIVPIAFAIVEGETSDAWHFFLSNLRQHVVTRDGVGLISDRHESINSAIVRSNGAWSPPRAFHMFCIRHIESNFLRKFKAPYLQKLIVNIGYSRTVREYEIRYQRLRERGEAYSSWLDRIPREQYALAFDGGYRWGHMTTNLVECINSILKGARNLPVTALVKATFYRLNELFTRKRAEAEARINAGHVFSEVVTTKLHANQRASGNIQVSCFDRQNEVFEVREMPSGVEYAVDLRRRVCDCGEFQVDRIPCRHVFACCANQRLDWQVYVHEVYKMDQIRRVYRARFRPLGNPTTWPVYNGPRFVGNPFLRRVAKGRPKMTRFLNEMDTRMLRAPRRCKQCGAEGHSRSRCRQRGGASADPAT; this is translated from the exons ATGGATGATAGAGTATTGTTAAAGATTTATTATCATGGGCAGATTTTGTTACAAACAGCTGAAGGTGTAAAATTTGTGTGTGAAAATCCGTTGGATATTATTATTCCATTTACATTGTCATTTGAAGAATTTAAAGGTGTAATTTGTGAGAAGATGGATTCTCAAATATGTAGGAGAATATCGTGTATTTTGTACAGGAACCCAGTATCTGTATTTGGTGGGTTCGTTCAGTTTCAAATCAAATATGTAACCGATGAAGCGAGCATGCAAGATATGTTTTCAGTGTACATGGAAACTCGCTCACATATATCAATCATCGAGCTGCATATTGAGTTTGAGCAGTCGGAAACTGACCGGAATATTGAGATGGAAAATTATAATAGTGATAGTGAGGAGGAGTTTGAAAGTAATTATGAATGCGTTGATCCGGGCGGAGATGGAGATCCGGCCGATGACACTATGCAGGCAGATGTGGCCGATGTGGCAAATGCACTAGTAAACCAGCATCCGTTTGTGGAGCCTACTTTCATGCGCTCACTGGACTTGGAGGCCATGCATACACCGGAATTTCCTGAGGTTATGAATGCAG CAGAGCGTCCTGTTGTACCGGATGGTGAATTTATGGTGGGGATGGAATTCAGTTCTAGGGAGGCAGTGATTAAGGCGATGAAAGATTATACAATCCGTCGAGGCGTGGATTATCGGGTGTACGAGTCGGAGCCAACAACATTCTATGCTAAATGTACACAGTACGGTTCCGGTTGTGACTGGCTGATCAGGGTGACTAAAATGTCCCGAAAGTACTGCTGGGAGGTAAGGAGGTACAACGGTAGTCACACGTGTACTCGAGCATGCATTTCTCAAGATCATTCCAAATTGGGTTCCGACACAATTGCAGAAGCCATTAAGCCATTGGTAGAAGTTGACCCATCTATAAAAGTAAAATCAGTCATTGCGGAGGTCCCGTCGAAGTTTAATTACACTGTAAGTTATCGGAAAGCCTGGTTAGCAAAGCAGAAGGCAGTGGAGTCAATTTTCGGCGGGTGGGAAGCTTCGTATGAAGCTTTGCCCATATGGTTTGAGGCCATGTGTCACAAAGAGCCATCAGCGGTCGTTCACTTTGAAACAATGCCTGCGTACCAGGGTGATGACTTGGTTCCTGACATCCGTGTCTTACATCGAGTCTTCTGGAGTTATTACCCTTGTATCAGAGCATTCCGACATTGCAAGCCAATAGTGCAGGTAGACAGAACTCATTTGTATGGAAAATATAAAGGTTGTCTGTTAGTGGCAGTTTCTCAGGACGGCAACAACAATATTGTGCCCATTGCATTCGCGATAGTGGAGGGGGAGACTTCAGACGCGTGGCACTTTTTTCTCAGTAACTTGCGACAGCATGTGGTGACGCGTGACGGTGTGGGCCTTATATCCGACAGACATGAATCCATAAACTCAGCTATTGTTCGGAGTAACGGAGCCTGGTCTCCTCCTAGGGCTTTCCACATGTTTTGTATCAGGCATATAGAGTCGAACTTCCTGAGAAAGTTCAAGGCTCCATACCTGCAGAAGCTTATCGTCAACATAG GATATTCGAGAACGGTCCGCGAGTACGAGATACGTTATCAGCGACTGCGCGAACGCGGTGAGGCCTACAGTAGCTGGCTAGACAGGATACCGCGCGAGCAGTATGCCTTGGCATTTGATGGTGGATACCGATGGGGTCATATGACAACCAATCTGGTAGAGTGCATCAACTCGATTTTGAAAGGAGCGCGCAATCTCCCAGTCACTGCACTTGTTAAGGCAACGTTTTACAGGCTTAATGAGTTATTCACACGAAAAAGGGCCGAGGCTGAGGCACGTATTAATGCTGGACATGTGTTCTCTGAGGTTGTGACGACTAAATTGCATGCAAATCAGCGGGCATCGGGAAACATCCAGGTTAGTTGCTTTGATAGACAGAATGAGGTATTTGAGGTACGTGAGATGCCTAGTGGAGTGGAGTACGCAGTCGACCTACGTCGAAGAGTTTGTGACTGTGGCGAATTCCAAGTGGATCGCATTCCGTGTCGACATGTATTTGCTTGTTGTGCAAATCAGCGACTTGATTGGCAGGTGTATGTTCATGAAGTATACAAGATGGACCAAATTCGAAGAGTTTACAGAGCTAGGTTTAGGCCACTAGGAAATCCGACAACGTGGCCCGTTTATAATGGACCTCGTTTTGTAGGCAATCCGTTTCTTAGACGTGTTGCCAAAGGTCGGCCAAAGATGACCCGCTTCTTAAACGAGATGGACACTCGGATGCTGCGTGCGCCAAGGCGCTGCAAGCAATGTGGGGCCGAGGGCCACAGCCGTAGCAGATGTCGTCAACGTGGTGGTGCAAGTGCAGATCCAGCCACATGA
- the LOC130973408 gene encoding uncharacterized GPI-anchored protein At1g61900-like isoform X1: MLPKISPIGAPQPFLPLLAPSPLAPFTNTSIPKLSGLCVLNFTAAESLMSMTAIDCWEVFAPFLANVICCPQVEATLTILVGHSSKHTNVLALNGTTARHCLSDVGQILMGQGASANLRQICSIGTSNFTEASCPVKNVDEFHDMVDTSKLLTACEKVDPVKECCYQVCQNAILEAATTIASKGPDLMGIDALRVQTENSSRINDCKNIVLRWVASKLEPFQAKKVLRGLSNCHANKVCPLVFPDMKHVSKGCGDGISNKTACCHEMESYVSHLQKQSFITNLQALDCADTLAAKLKRSNITEDVYSLCHISLKDFSLQVGNQAAGCLLPSLPSDATFDSTSGISFLCDLNDNIPAPWPSTSQSTTSSCNKSVNIPALPAAASGQNCLYSRNVLFFLFVALSFLRMIVA, encoded by the exons ATGCTGCCCAAAATCTCACCTATTGGTGCTCCGCAGccctttcttcctcttcttgcaCCTTCACCGTTGGCTCCATTCACGAATACCTCTATCCCAAAGTTATCAG GACTCTGTGTTTTGAACTTCACAGCTGCTGAAAGTTTGATGAGTATGACAGCAATTGATTGCTGGGAGGTTTTTGCACCGTTTCTGGCTAATGTAATATGTTGTCCCCAGGTGGAAGCGACTCTCACGATTCTGGTTGGTCATTCCAGTAAACATACCAATGTACTGGCCTTGAATGGGACCACTGCCAGGCACTGCCTTTCGGATGTGGGGCAGATTTTGATGGGCCAAGGTGCCAGTGCTAATCTGAGGCAGATATGTTCAATTGGTACTTCAAATTTCACTGAGGCATCTTGCCCAGTGAAAAATGTGGATGAGTTTCATGACATGGTGGATACTTCTAAACTCCTTACTGCCTGTGAGAAAGTTGATCCAGTGAAAGAATGTTGCTACCAAGTTTGTCAGAATGCTATATTGGAAGCTGCAACAACAATTGCTTCAAAAGGTCCTGATCTTATGGGCATAGATGCACTGCGTGTTCAAACTGAGAACTCTAGTCGGATCAATGATTGTAAGAATATTGTCCTTCGGTGGGTAGCTAGCAAGCTCGAACCTTTTCAAGCAAAGAAAGTTCTCAGAGGACTGTCTAATTGCCATGCTAACAAAg TTTGTCCACTGGTTTTCCCCGACATGAAGCATGTTTCCAAGGGTTGTGGGGATGGGATAAGTAACAAGACAGCCTGCTGTCATGAAATGGAAAGCTATGTGTCTCACTTGCAAAAGCAGAGCTTCATCACAAACTTGCAAGCTTTGGATTGTGCGGATACTTTGGCAGCCAAATTAAAACGATCAAATATTACTGAAGATGTTTATAGCCTGTGTCACATAAGCCTCAAGGATTTTTCCCTCCAAG TTGGAAACCAAG CGGCTGGTTGTCTGTTGCCTAGCTTGCCTTCGGATGCTACATTTGATAGCACTTCTGGTATTAGTTTCCTTTGTGATCTAAATGACAATATCCCAGCTCCCTGGCCTTCCACCTCTCAGTCAACAACTTCATCATGCAATAAAT CCGTCAACATCCCTGCTCTTCCTGCAGCAGCATCTGGTCAAAATT GTCTCTACAGCCGCAATGTGCTGTTTTTCCTGTTTGTTGCTTTATCATTTCTCCGTATGATAGTCGCATAA
- the LOC130973408 gene encoding uncharacterized GPI-anchored protein At1g61900-like isoform X2 has protein sequence MLINLHLFFFFLLSLSSCAHESHSSRLDHLQSSVPQDNHVDFMLPKISPIGAPQPFLPLLAPSPLAPFTNTSIPKLSGLCVLNFTAAESLMSMTAIDCWEVFAPFLANVICCPQVEATLTILVGHSSKHTNVLALNGTTARHCLSDVGQILMGQGASANLRQICSIGTSNFTEASCPVKNVDEFHDMVDTSKLLTACEKVDPVKECCYQVCQNAILEAATTIASKGPDLMGIDALRVQTENSSRINDCKNIVLRWVASKLEPFQAKKVLRGLSNCHANKVCPLVFPDMKHVSKGCGDGISNKTACCHEMESYVSHLQKQSFITNLQALDCADTLAAKLKRSNITEDVYSLCHISLKDFSLQVGNQAAGCLLPSLPSDATFDSTSGISFLCDLNDNIPAPWPSTSQSTTSSCNKSVNIPALPAAASGQNCLYSRNVLFFLFVALSFLRMIVA, from the exons ATGCTAATCAACCTtcacctcttcttcttcttcctcctctctctctctagct GTGCACATGAGTCCCATAGCAGTAGATTAGATCATCTTCAAAGTTCTGTACCTCAGGACAACCATGTCGATTTTATGCTGCCCAAAATCTCACCTATTGGTGCTCCGCAGccctttcttcctcttcttgcaCCTTCACCGTTGGCTCCATTCACGAATACCTCTATCCCAAAGTTATCAG GACTCTGTGTTTTGAACTTCACAGCTGCTGAAAGTTTGATGAGTATGACAGCAATTGATTGCTGGGAGGTTTTTGCACCGTTTCTGGCTAATGTAATATGTTGTCCCCAGGTGGAAGCGACTCTCACGATTCTGGTTGGTCATTCCAGTAAACATACCAATGTACTGGCCTTGAATGGGACCACTGCCAGGCACTGCCTTTCGGATGTGGGGCAGATTTTGATGGGCCAAGGTGCCAGTGCTAATCTGAGGCAGATATGTTCAATTGGTACTTCAAATTTCACTGAGGCATCTTGCCCAGTGAAAAATGTGGATGAGTTTCATGACATGGTGGATACTTCTAAACTCCTTACTGCCTGTGAGAAAGTTGATCCAGTGAAAGAATGTTGCTACCAAGTTTGTCAGAATGCTATATTGGAAGCTGCAACAACAATTGCTTCAAAAGGTCCTGATCTTATGGGCATAGATGCACTGCGTGTTCAAACTGAGAACTCTAGTCGGATCAATGATTGTAAGAATATTGTCCTTCGGTGGGTAGCTAGCAAGCTCGAACCTTTTCAAGCAAAGAAAGTTCTCAGAGGACTGTCTAATTGCCATGCTAACAAAg TTTGTCCACTGGTTTTCCCCGACATGAAGCATGTTTCCAAGGGTTGTGGGGATGGGATAAGTAACAAGACAGCCTGCTGTCATGAAATGGAAAGCTATGTGTCTCACTTGCAAAAGCAGAGCTTCATCACAAACTTGCAAGCTTTGGATTGTGCGGATACTTTGGCAGCCAAATTAAAACGATCAAATATTACTGAAGATGTTTATAGCCTGTGTCACATAAGCCTCAAGGATTTTTCCCTCCAAG TTGGAAACCAAG CGGCTGGTTGTCTGTTGCCTAGCTTGCCTTCGGATGCTACATTTGATAGCACTTCTGGTATTAGTTTCCTTTGTGATCTAAATGACAATATCCCAGCTCCCTGGCCTTCCACCTCTCAGTCAACAACTTCATCATGCAATAAAT CCGTCAACATCCCTGCTCTTCCTGCAGCAGCATCTGGTCAAAATT GTCTCTACAGCCGCAATGTGCTGTTTTTCCTGTTTGTTGCTTTATCATTTCTCCGTATGATAGTCGCATAA
- the LOC130976782 gene encoding uncharacterized protein LOC130976782, producing MGNCCMVESSVEWAGDDWGSLTTSRHGNLHNSKKNNKVLDEEQDGGLGNVEKEKLLIGALRASSDENGKVKIMISKKELKKLLRAPSSSQHQGSSSSSSSSSAEQVLARLIYARDHYDQHDLHHRHWRPALQSIPEN from the coding sequence ATGGGAAACTGCTGCATGGTAGAATCTTCAGTGGAATGGGCAGGGGATGATTGGGGTTCATTGACAACATCAAGACACGGTAACCTGCATAATTCAAAGAAGAATAATAAGGTGCTTGATGAAGAACAAGATGGTGGGTTGGGAAACGTGGAGAAGGAGAAGCTTCTTATTGGTGCCTTAAGAGCTTCTTCTGATGAAAATGGAAAAGTCAAGATTATGATTTCCAAGAAGGAGCTTAAGAAGTTGTTGAGAGCACCCTCATCATCACAACATcaaggttcttcttcttcttcttcttcttcatcagcAGAACAAGTTCTTGCTCGATTGATATATGCAAGAGATCACTATGATCAACATGATCTTCACCATAGGCACTGGAGGCCTGCACTTCAGAGCATTCCTGAAAATTAA